A genomic region of Papaver somniferum cultivar HN1 chromosome 7, ASM357369v1, whole genome shotgun sequence contains the following coding sequences:
- the LOC113294974 gene encoding uncharacterized protein LOC113294974 yields the protein MHNTAADWDILNFFRVKHRQVKHSIPVECSWSPPDVGELLLCCDGASKDIPGTAGAGVVVRDHDCNFVGEMSIGLGRTNNFLAELYGVIVGLEWDVKWAVRKVVVRSDSIGAISSFLNSNILWFARQRWRRIQDNYDSIRFGHTYREANFAVVSMAKRGCLLRNGEGLNYDERPYFLHSLEYHHVSYFRFK from the coding sequence ATGCACAACACTGCTGCGGACTGGGATATTCTAAATTTCTTTCGAGTGAAACATAGGCAGGTGAAGCATTCTATTCCGGTTGAATGTTCTTGGTCTCCTCCTGATGTTGGGGAGTTACTTttgtgttgtgatggtgcatccaaAGACATTCCCGGAACTGCTGGTGCTGGTGTTGTCGTTAGAGACCATGACTGTAACTTTGTGGGAGAAATGAGTATTGGTCTGGGTAGAACAAATAATTTCTTGGCGGAATTGTATGGGGTGATTGTTGGTTTGGAATGGGATGTGAAGTGGGCAGTTCGTAAAGTGGTGGTGCGTTCAGATTCTATTGGTGCAATATCATCTTTTTTGAAttccaatattctttggtttgcTAGACAAAGGTGGAGAAGAATACAAGATAACTATGATTCAATTCGTTTTGGACATACTTATCGGGAAGCTAACTTTGCGGTTGTTTCCATGGCAAAAAGAGGTTGTTTACTTAGAAATGGCGAAGGGTTGAATTATGATGAGAGGCCTTATTTTCTACATTCTTTAGAATATCATCATGtctcttatttcagatttaaatag